The genomic region CAGTCGTCATTACTGGTTGGATCAGACCGGAGGGGCGGGGACAATGTCTCTACCAAAACCCTCGGTCGCAGCGTATAGGGTTAGAGCCTAAAAAGGGCGTTTTTCAGTTGTAAAAAAGGAACGCACAATCGCTCGCAGAAGTTCCACCTGAGCAGCCACCGCCTTGGCAGGGATACCATCAACATAATCAGTTGCAATGCCAAAACCACCATCAATGCAATTCATGTCAGCGCAAATATCGATCAGATCTATCTCTTCTTCTGGAGTATGCAGTAGTTCCAGGTTACCACTGACAATCTCTAACCCTGCTACCATACCATAAGCACCAATATTTGAAGTGCATGCCGGCAGCAAATAGTTGGTCGCCAATGCTGTTATAATTCCGTCCTGAGCCGGACATTTGCATACTTTCCCCGCTGGCACAATCTCCCGTGCTTGTTCATATATTTTGCCGAACCCGATCTCGTTGCCGACATCGCCTGTCCCAATCGAAAGTTTGCCAGCGGCAGTCATCTGCTCTAGGAACATCTCCAAAGGAGCATCCCGGCCTTCCCGAGCCGGGCCGGTGGCAAGGTGATGAATCCCTTCTTTTGAAGGGCCACATTTTTCGATAAAAATTGCTGCATCGAGGTCGTCAACCAAGTACGCGTTTTGTTCAGCACTGTCACGAGACAAGATCCTGAACTCAGCAGTGGTATCAAGCCGTTCACACATCTTTTTCATTACCGGCACCACTTCTTTTTCCACACAGTGTAGCACTTGGGCACCAAGCAAAGTCAAGGCTTTGCCAAGGACCACCGCCCCAATAGGACCATCGTTTTCTCCATCCGGCATCCATTGCGGATCCCAAAAACCAGTAATCAAACCAAACCGGCCAGGCGTAGACTTTATGCAATCTATAATCGCGTTTGCGATCTGGTACACAATTGGATCGCCACCATCTCTGGCTGCCTCATACAGAGCGGGGATAATGCCCCGATCAAGGTAAGGCAACCGTACTTCTGTCGTCACTAGTCTGTCAATACTTTCGCAAGCTATTTTCATTTGTAGACCTCCTAATTACTTAGGGCTCAAGATATAGGGGCCGGGGCCAGCCCTGATGCCGGCCCCAGTCTTCAGCACCACAGCTTTGGCCTAACCGAACCCAACATAAACGAAGAGTTCATTCTGACTTATAGGCAAAATAATGAACCGTTGGAATAAGACAGATAATCACAAAGATGAAGACCGATATCACCATAATCTGCACCCCTTCCTCAGACCCTAATAATCTCGTAATAAGGTCCCATAACCGGGAATTTTAGTCTTAAGTCCACCTTGCCTTAGCATCTGCCAAAAAGTAGCCTGGTTGCTGCTTATAGTCGGTATCCCCAGATCCTGTTCGATTGAGTCTAGTACTTCTATTGACGGAAAACCGGTACAGCTAATAAAAACCCCATCCGTATCTTTGACCACAGTTTTTTTGGTCAATTCATACACAGCCTCGACCGGAGTATCCCTGATCTCTGGGCCTTCAACTAAACCTAGTCCCTTCATACTAACGACGCTAAAGCCATTATTGGTTAAAAATGACTTTACTTTTTCCATCAACCAATCAGGATAGGGTGCAACTACAGTCAAGTTATTTATGTCAAGAGCTTTTAGAGCAGCAATAATAGCAGTCGAGGTCGTTGTGGCTGCCAGTCCTGTAGTTTGTTCGATCAGGTTAATTATTTTAGTGTCATAACCCATACCTTTGATCAGACTGCCGCTAGTACAGCCGAAGGCGATCAGCTCCACTCCAGCATGTGTCAATAATTCAGCAGCCTTTTCAGTGTGGTCAATTAAAGCGCTGATTTGCTCTTTAGTATCTGCCTTCAGCCACATACGAGCAAAATGAACGCTGACACCCGCTGGCGCCATGCGGTTAAATTCCGGCTCCATAACGGCGTTGGCTGATGGCACAGCCACCCCAAGACGTAGTTTCCAACCAGACATCGTATCACTCCTTAGCGGGGAAGAATGGGGCCAAAGCACTTTCAGGCGGCTCGGGGGTTAGGAAGCTTACGACCACGGTCACAAAAATGGCTAAAGGAATACCAACTCCAGCCGGTGATAAGGCGCTAGAACCAAATGACATCCATAGCCACGAACTAACAAAACCAGCAATAGAGCCGAGCATGCCGCCCTCGAAGGTAGCCCTTTTCCAGAACAAGCCCAAGATTAAGGGAGCAAACAAGGTCGATGATACTACGTTAATCATAATAGTGTACATCTCCATAATAGTTGCCGGCGGATTAAAGGATAAGAACATCCCGCCAAGACCGATAATGATCAGTGACCACCGG from Bacillota bacterium harbors:
- a CDS encoding DUF4392 domain-containing protein — protein: MKIACESIDRLVTTEVRLPYLDRGIIPALYEAARDGGDPIVYQIANAIIDCIKSTPGRFGLITGFWDPQWMPDGENDGPIGAVVLGKALTLLGAQVLHCVEKEVVPVMKKMCERLDTTAEFRILSRDSAEQNAYLVDDLDAAIFIEKCGPSKEGIHHLATGPAREGRDAPLEMFLEQMTAAGKLSIGTGDVGNEIGFGKIYEQAREIVPAGKVCKCPAQDGIITALATNYLLPACTSNIGAYGMVAGLEIVSGNLELLHTPEEEIDLIDICADMNCIDGGFGIATDYVDGIPAKAVAAQVELLRAIVRSFFTTEKRPF
- a CDS encoding maleate cis-trans isomerase gives rise to the protein MSGWKLRLGVAVPSANAVMEPEFNRMAPAGVSVHFARMWLKADTKEQISALIDHTEKAAELLTHAGVELIAFGCTSGSLIKGMGYDTKIINLIEQTTGLAATTTSTAIIAALKALDINNLTVVAPYPDWLMEKVKSFLTNNGFSVVSMKGLGLVEGPEIRDTPVEAVYELTKKTVVKDTDGVFISCTGFPSIEVLDSIEQDLGIPTISSNQATFWQMLRQGGLKTKIPGYGTLLRDY